ATGACAATATTCACCTGAAGGTTTTCTATCCAGCAAAGATGTCAGGCGGTGAGCTAGAAGAAAATCGAGGTATTGTTTCTGCCGATCCTCAACGAGCTCCGTTTAAGGTTGTGATTTTTTTCAACGGTATTAACTGCGGTCCCGAACAATATCAATGGCTGGCTGTTAAATTAGCAGAGCGTGGACTTGTTGTTGTTACCTTTTCCTGGATTGCCGAAAATTTACCTGGAATGGTGGCTCTCACTCCAGGTATTGATATTAAAATGTCAGTTCCCAGCATGTATGGTAAAGGTGCGACAGCTTCAGCTTTACTGACGCTGCTAAAAACTTTAGAGCGTTTACAACTAGAAGGGGTTTTGGCTGGTTTGCTCGACTTAGACCATATTATTCTAGGTGGGCATTCGGCAGGCGGTAGAGTCGCGATTGAAAGTGCAGATCCCAAGTTTTTCTCACAAGTTGTAGCCGCTTTTGCTTATGGCGCACATACAGCAGCAGGTCAACAGCTAGGGTATGAAGCTGGGACAATCTTACCCTTACCCGATTCTTTACCCTTACTCCTGATTGGTGGAACCTGCGATGGAGTTATTGCTAAGAGTAGCCATCGCTATGGAGTGACTTGGGAACAAGCTACAACTCCGATGATGCGCACTTTCCAAGAAGCGATCGCAGGTGGTAGGGGTGATAGTTATCTACTGATTCTAGAAGGAGCCAACCATTTTTCTGTTAGCTATCCTTTTGATGACACCACGGGTAGACCATTTCTAGACTTTCCAACTACCCAGCCACCAGAACAACTGCGACATTTAATCGCAGAAACGATTGGTTTATTCATTGATGCTCATGTTTTTCACCAAACCACAGCCCTCGAAGCTCTCAATCAAATGTTAGTATCTCAAAATTCTGCGATCGCATCATTTGAGCGAAAGTAGTTTGTGGTTTAGAGCAGGTTAACTAACAAAAGTCTGAATACTAGCATTCAAGTTGCAATTACAAAAGCTTATTCTTTCGACATAAACCATGTAGAGACCTTACAGTAAGGTCTCTCACGTATTCCACTCAGCAGGCTAGGAAGCCCTATCTCTTTGGTTATTTAGTCTGAATCGCCTCATATTTATTTTGATAATCTGCAAGTTTTTCTTTTACTTGTTGAGAGACATACGTACCTTCAGGGATGGCTTTTAATAAATTAATTGCTTCTTGTAATTTATCTTTTCCTTGCTGTAAAATTACTGATTTTTCAGGTGCATTTTTAACTATAAAATCAGCTTCTAAGGCTAATTTATCAGCAGATTCTAAGTTTGCAGATGCATCTTTTTCCACGGCAATTCTTTTACTAATAGCAGCATGGTTGGCACGGTAATTAGCTAGTTGCTTCTTAGTTTGTTCAGAAATCGATGTCCCTGGAGGAATGGTTTCTAGTAAGCTTACTGCTTTTTGCCATTTACTCTCGGCTTGCTGCCAATCTTTTAGTGGCAATTGTTTCTTTTGCACTATAACAGCAGCTTCCATACCCAGCTTTTTAGCAGATTTCAAGTTAACTATGGCAGTTTTCTCTTGTTTGATACTTTGAGTTTGCTGCATAGTCTCAATTTTATCTTTAACTATGCAAGTACCAAAACCTAATACCAATAAACTTGAGCCGATTAATAAAGCCGAATGTATTATATTTTGTCTTAAAAATTCTGTTATGTCCCCCAGCTTTTGCCTTTGAGGAAGATTTATCAAAGCTCTTTCTGCCTGTTCTAAAATATCGTTAGTATCTCTAACTAAGGCAGCAATTTTTTCTTGGAATAATTCGCAGTCGTAGATAATATCTGCCAAAGCTTGACATTTATCGCCACTAGATATGATAAATCCATATTCATCATCAAACCATTCCAGTTCCAACCCAGAGTTTCCACAAAAAGCTGATAAATTCAGTAAGATTAAGAGAATATTTTGAGTATTTTTAATCCGGTCAAATACTTCTATAGACTTTTGCTGTAATTGCAACAATTCCTCTTGGTATTTTCTAATTTGCTGAATTTGCTGTTGCAAAACTTTAGGTTTACTATAAGCTAAGTCAATCTTGAGTTTTTCTTCAAGCTCTTGGATCTTATTTGGCAAACTCGGATAGTTGATATTAGAATTCAGTTGATGAATAAATTGAGAATTACTTAAAATATCTTCAGCTACAGTCTGAAGCAATTCACCCCATTCTAGCCAACGAGAAATTTGAGATTCTAAATCATTTAAAGATAGTTTGGTTGGCTCGTTACCCACTTTTTCAGCAATAAATCTTTCTCCAGTTGTTAGCAATGACTCTACTAAACGACTGTGAGAAGAAAACACAGCGCTTTCTGTACTTGCAGAAAGCACGCCAACTGCTGCATTATTAATTTTTGCAACATTTAATTCTTGAGCGATCGCACTTTGCAAATTGCGGAGTTGTTCGAGAACAAAATTTAGCCGGATGATTTCTTGCTGAATTGTATGAGAATCACCAACAGTCAGCCTGAGATTCTCAACAAGTTTAGTCAGTTCGTGTAGAAGCTTGTCTAGGTTAGCCATAAATATCCCTTAAGGATTAGTCGAAAGTTTATCCGAAAAAATTAAAATGACTGTGAAGCGAGGTGAGAGCAAAAATATCTACACTCACCTGCTGCCGGAAATAAGTTCACAAATAAAATAAGATGGCTATATAGTTCCCAGAAATCCTGGTAAAGTAACACTTGAATTTAAAGATTTTCAGAAAATATCAAAATACCAGTTCCCTAAGGCATGAATGAAACTGATTTAGCTTTTACCCCAGCACTGGATTTGGCGCAGTTAATCCGTCGCCGGGAAGTGTCACCGCTAGATTTGGTAAATATTTATTTAGAAAGAATTGAGCGCTTAAATCCCCAATTAGGAAGTTATTTTACGGTGATGGCGGATTTGGCGATCGCAGATGCGCAAGCCAAAACCGAATTACTCGCAACAACCTCGGAATTACCACCGTTTTTTGGCGTCCCGATTTCAATTAAAGATTTAAATGCTGTAGCAGGCGTAACTTGTACTTACGGCAATCCCGCATTACTAAACAATATCCTCAACTATGATGACGGGGTAGTAACTCTGATTAAACAAGCGGGATTTATTCTGCTGGGTAAAACCGCTACTTCAGAATTAGGTTCATTTCCTTACAGCGAACCTACGGGATTTCCCCCAGCTAGAAATCCTTGGAATTTAGATTATACTCCTGGCGGTTCTAGCGGTGGTGCAGCTGCATCAGTAGCAGCCGGATTATGTGCGATCGCTCAAGGTTCCGATGGCGGTGGTTCGATTCGCGGGCCTGCGGCTTGTTGCGGTGTCGTGGGAATTAAGCCATCACGCGGAAGGGTCACTCATGCACCTGTAGGCGATCGCCTTTCTGGACTTGCTACTAACGGGCCGCTTGCCCGTACTGTTGCGGATGCGGCTGCGCTTTTAGATACCATGTCCGGGTATTTCCCTGGCGATCCTTATTGGCTACCCGATCCACAACCATCATTTCTAGCTGCTACTCAAAAACAACCAGGGGAATTACGCATTGCTTTTAGCACGATCGTTCCTCCTTTGGGTAAAGCAGACGCTAACTGCGAACAAGGAGTTTTGCAAACAGTTAAATTATTAGAACAACTTGGTCACAAAGTTGAAGAGAAATGCCCAGATTTTAGCGGCTTAGTCGAACCATTTCAAATTGTCTGGCAAGCTGGGGTAGGTGCGGCGGGAATTCCAGCACCAGCGTTACAACCATTCAATCAATTTTTGTTAGCGCGATCGGGTTCTGCGGCGGAATATCTGCAAGCAGTAGCGCAAATGCAAATGGTATCACGGCAAATTGTGGCGTTTTTCCAGAATGTGGATGTGTTGGTATTGCCAGTGTATCTGCATTCACCGATTCGGGTGGGAGAATGGGCTGATTTAAGTCCAGAAGAGACATTCCAAAATATTATTAACTGGGTAGCACCCTGTCCGCCAGCAAATGCGACGGGACAACCTGCGATCGCACTTCCTGTAGAATTTGATAGTAATGGCGTACCCATTAGCGTGCAGTTAGTTGGTAAGCCTGGTGCAGAAGAAACACTTATTAGCCTAGCAGCACAAATAGAAGCCGCTAATCCTTGGCTTCCGCATCGTCCAGCTGTAGCGACATAATGCAAGCCTCTATAGAACAACTGTCGCAAATTAACGTGTTTGCAGATTTAGACACAGCAGACAAAGTAAACTTGCAACCACAAACTCAGGTGCAAAAATATAGCAAAGGAGAGATTATTCTGCATGAAGGCGATTCTTTACCAGCCAAATTATATGCTGTTGTCAGCGGTACGATTCAAGTTACTAAAACAGCAACCACAGGTAAAGAAACTATTCTGCGTACCTTAACTAATGGAGAAATTTTTGCTGCACCTGCTTTGTTAGGTAATGGAATTTCTCCTGCAACTGTAACTGCTGAATCTGATTGCGAAATTCTCACAGTAGAACGAGATGCTTTATTAAAAGCTATCCAACAAAATCCTGAGATTGCTTTACGGATGTTGATGGTTTTTAACAATCGGATTCAGCAATTACATGAAACAGTGCATGGATTAGTTTCTGAAAGGGCGATTGTCAGGCTTGCTAGGTTAATTCTCTACTTCGCTGCTGAATCTGGAACTGAATCAACGCCCCAAGGCGAGTGTTTAAAAGTTAAATTATCTTACTATCGCATGGCACGGAGTGTGGGCATTTCTTACGAAGAATGCGTGCGTTTAATTAAAAGCCTGAAGTCGATAATTATCTACAGTCGCGGAGGTAAGATGACGATACTTGATATGCAGAAATTAGATGCGATCGCCTTTGGTGAAATATTACCAGAAGATTAATTTGATATATCCAGAAAATGTTATGTAATCAATTTAAAAAGCTGAGTTTATCATAATTTATTCGTAAAAAAATTGTAGTGTGGGCATTGCCAACACTACGAAGATGAAAACTTATATTCATCTGTGATGAAAATTAGCCAAACATCCAAAATTCAGCGAGCAATAGTAATAGATATTAAGCAGTTACAGCCAATTTCTCTTGTTCGTGAGCATCAACTACTAAAACTAAACATAAAGTGGCGATCGCCTTTTGCCATTCTTGTCTTACCTGGGCATTTTCTACTCCATCAAATAACGCTATCAACCGAGGAATAGAAGCCTCTAAAGCGGCACGCGGTACAGGACGATGTAAATCCACTAAGCTAGTCAAACTTTCGCGATTATTAACAAATCCAATTACCCAAGCTGTTGTATGTTCTGGGCCATCAGGAACGCGCTTAACTCCTAATTGATTTTTTAGCCAGTTATAAAAAGGTGGTAATTCTTGAGCTAAAACTGCTCCTGCTGTTGGTAATGTTTCCTTCAATAAGTTACTGTCTAAGCTGCCTAGCTCTTGATTTAATTCTGAGGATTTGAGAACTTCATCTAGCGGCTTTGAGAGTATTGTTTCTACCTGAGATTGAGACAGGTTTAAGTGGTGGCTGAAAGTTGAAATTAGAGATTGCATAATTCATTCCTCAATAAATAACTAATTTGTTTCTGCTGCTTTTTCAGAAAGGATGAGCAAGAATGCTAAATTATCTTCAGCTTGTAAAGCATGAGGTGCATTAGCAGGCATAAAAACTAAAGTACCAGGCTCAAGAACAATATTTTTGCCTGATAAAGTCAATAAACCTCTGCCTTCAATTACATGGATTGTGGCATTGCGAGTTGAAGTATGTTCAGAAATTTCAGTATTGGCTGCTAGACAAAATAAAGTGTATTGACAAACTTTATCTTTAAGTAATACTTTACTGAGAACTCCACTATGAGGATATTCAATTTGTTCTCGCAATTGGATAATGTAAGATTGATCTGTTGTGATTGTAGAACTCATATGTTTGTTGATTAATACCAATCAACATATCGAAAAATGGATTTTGCTGTGAATGATTTTACTCAGCTACAGCACACATAATGATGTAGCCTAATTCATGATGGTATTTATGAAAAACATGGCGCATTTCTAAAACACGCTTGCGGATAGATGGCTGCGTCAAAATATTCCAAAATATCCGCAATGCGTTCAAAATACCTTCTTCTTGTATCATTCGTCTCAAATTCAACAAATTCATGGAGCTAGTAAGATGCTGTTGCACTTGTAATCCTGCGGTTGCCAAAGCAGCTATCCAATTAGCTTCAGAAAGTGGTGTAGAATTAACTCGAATTACCCGTGCTAAATCAGCATGAATTTCTGCTTCTTTATTACGAGCTAAAAGTTCGTGAGAAAGGAATTTTCCGCCTGGTTTGAGGTGATGATAAATTTCCTTTAAAACCTTAGCTTTCCCTGGTGGAGATTGCATCGTAAGAATTGCTTCTGCTAAAACATAGTCAAATTGACCTGGTATTTTATCCAGGTGAAAGATATCGCCTTCAATGATTTCGACTTGATTTTCTAAGCCAGCAGCGCGAATATTGGCACGCGCACAAGCAACGCTTTCTGGATCTTTTTCTATACCCAATACTTTTACATGGTAGCGTTGAGCCAGAGCGATCGCACTATAACCAAAGCTAGAAGCTAGTTCTAAAACTGTCTCTCCCGGGTGGAAATTTGCCCACTGAAATAATTGTTCTGTAGCTATCCGTCCACCAGGACGCAGATATTTTTTGCCTGCTGCTGCTAAAACTTGGTGTCCGGATGCGGTTGGGTGATTAAGGGTAGGGTTGGTCATCTGTGTGACCCTCTGAACTCATCTTACCCCCACTCTGCCAGGAATTTATCGTGCCGTCTTTGAGGTAGCTCAAAGAAGAAAAAAGATCTGGCTGTTTCGGAAAAAGGTCGATTAGACTATGAATCAAATGCTACTGGGTATCAAAAAATGGATCGCAAGACAGCTACCACATGGTTGATTTTGTTGTTCTTGATATTTGTGGGTTTTGGGGATAGCTTTCTGCCCAAACCCTTAAGTACTGCTAGCTTACAGACGCGCACAACAATTAATCAATTTTTTGTTGGGTTATTTCCGAGTTGGCAACCCAGTACTCGTCCATACGATCGTACAGAAAGGGCTTTAGATGAAATTGAAAAGGGCGGTTCCAAGAAGTAGAAACTTGTAAAAATGATAGGAGGATAAGCTATGAGGGGAATACTCTACTTATAGTAGAAAATTCTGTACATCTGTACTGATGAAAATTGTAGAAGAAACCCGCACCCGATTGCAGCTAAAGCACAGACCAATCAGGCATTGGCTCACTGGGTGGCCGATTTTGATTGCAAGTCTGAGTTTTTTTATTTATTGCTTATTTTTTGAATCTGCTTCAGCTAGTCTAACTTGTAAACGCCCCTCATCTAACCAAGTTTACTGTGAGTTAAAGCGATTTAATTTGTTAGGAAGCATGGAGAAGCTGAAAATTTTCGATCCTCAAGAAGCATATATCAAGACCCATAGCGGCAGTAAAGGGGGAAGCACTTATGAAATTATAATTGTGACACCCTTTGGAGATTATGCTCTTTTATCACATCTGAGCTATCAAAAAAATCAAGAATCTGCTTTTGAAATCAATAATTTTATTAATTCTACTCAGACGTATCTCTCACTTTACCAAAACCAGCGAAATTATGTGTTTTTCTTCAGCTTATTTATGTTAATTACTACGGCTATTGGCGCTTTTGTGGTGACAACGCCTGTAACCAACTGTATTTTCTACAAAAGCCTCAATAAAGTATTTATAGAGCGTAAAGGATTGCGCAGTCATGAAATTATCGAATATCCTTTAGAATCTATCTTGCGTTTTGATATTCAAGACAAGCAATTTAAATACTCTAAACTTTATCGTGCTGTGATTGTGCTGCAATTCTATAAAGAAATCCCAATTAATCTAGAATATACAGATGAAAAAAGCGTGCAATACGCAGTTTCTCGGATACGCTACTTTCTAAATATGGATAATAGCTAATAGTTACAGCGCTGTTTATTGGTATGGAATAGACGCTTTGAACGCTAAATAATAGCAAGAGCACAACAATGTTGTGCCCTTACCGTCAAA
The genomic region above belongs to Calothrix sp. NIES-2098 and contains:
- a CDS encoding cyclic nucleotide-binding protein; the encoded protein is MQASIEQLSQINVFADLDTADKVNLQPQTQVQKYSKGEIILHEGDSLPAKLYAVVSGTIQVTKTATTGKETILRTLTNGEIFAAPALLGNGISPATVTAESDCEILTVERDALLKAIQQNPEIALRMLMVFNNRIQQLHETVHGLVSERAIVRLARLILYFAAESGTESTPQGECLKVKLSYYRMARSVGISYEECVRLIKSLKSIIIYSRGGKMTILDMQKLDAIAFGEILPED
- a CDS encoding amidase; protein product: MNETDLAFTPALDLAQLIRRREVSPLDLVNIYLERIERLNPQLGSYFTVMADLAIADAQAKTELLATTSELPPFFGVPISIKDLNAVAGVTCTYGNPALLNNILNYDDGVVTLIKQAGFILLGKTATSELGSFPYSEPTGFPPARNPWNLDYTPGGSSGGAAASVAAGLCAIAQGSDGGGSIRGPAACCGVVGIKPSRGRVTHAPVGDRLSGLATNGPLARTVADAAALLDTMSGYFPGDPYWLPDPQPSFLAATQKQPGELRIAFSTIVPPLGKADANCEQGVLQTVKLLEQLGHKVEEKCPDFSGLVEPFQIVWQAGVGAAGIPAPALQPFNQFLLARSGSAAEYLQAVAQMQMVSRQIVAFFQNVDVLVLPVYLHSPIRVGEWADLSPEETFQNIINWVAPCPPANATGQPAIALPVEFDSNGVPISVQLVGKPGAEETLISLAAQIEAANPWLPHRPAVAT
- a CDS encoding cupin domain-containing protein; translated protein: MSSTITTDQSYIIQLREQIEYPHSGVLSKVLLKDKVCQYTLFCLAANTEISEHTSTRNATIHVIEGRGLLTLSGKNIVLEPGTLVFMPANAPHALQAEDNLAFLLILSEKAAETN
- a CDS encoding methyltransferase yields the protein MTNPTLNHPTASGHQVLAAAGKKYLRPGGRIATEQLFQWANFHPGETVLELASSFGYSAIALAQRYHVKVLGIEKDPESVACARANIRAAGLENQVEIIEGDIFHLDKIPGQFDYVLAEAILTMQSPPGKAKVLKEIYHHLKPGGKFLSHELLARNKEAEIHADLARVIRVNSTPLSEANWIAALATAGLQVQQHLTSSMNLLNLRRMIQEEGILNALRIFWNILTQPSIRKRVLEMRHVFHKYHHELGYIIMCAVAE